The sequence TCCGAAGCACTCGAGGCACCTTGCTGCAATCTTGGACTAGTTCACAACTCTGTAGgacgggggagttgtgtaaaaccctggtttgtgtctcggagaggctgcaggatccaagtaagttcagtagaacttctggtttcaactctttttgaccatatcgtagctcagtcgattaaggcagcgtctgggatgctctcggacgtaggttcgaatcctcgtcacggcccatttGGATTTGTTCTGTAGGACGGCTTCGCCCCGAGGAGAACATTAAATGATTTAATTATCAGTAATTAAGGGCCATAAATAACACCGGTACACCGTTATTTATCAATACGGCGTATAATATTAGCCATTCCCTGACACAGCTATACTTCCAGTTATCTTAGATAGCGAAACAATAGTTGAATTGTTTGTAGTAGCTTGTTTGTTGAAGGGGAATTGCCTTCACGCATCGCTCAGGGTTGTAACAAATGAACAACATTAACCGTTTGCATTCCTTCCTTCGTcacactctctgtctgtctgtctctctctctctctctctctctctctgtctctctctctctctctctctctctctctctctctctctctctctctctctctctctctctctctctctctctctctctctctctctctctgtctctctctctctctctgtctctctgtctctctctctctctctctctctctctctctctctctctctctctgtctctctctctctctctgtctctctgtctctctctctctctctctctctctctctctctctctctctgtctctctctctctctctgtctctctgtctctctctctctctctctctctctctctctctctgtctctctctgtctctctctctctctctctctctctctctctctctctctctctctctctctctctctctctctctctctctctctccttgtctctgtctctgtctctctctctctctctctctctctctctctctctctctctctctctctctctctctctctctctctttgtctctgtctctgtctctctctctctctctctctctctctctctctctctctcactctctctctctctctctctctctctctctctctctctctctctttgtctctgtctctgtctctgtctctctctctctctctctctctctctctctctctctctctctctctctctctctctctctctctctctctctctctctctttgtctctgtctctgtctctctctctctctctctctctctctctctctctctctctctctctctctctctctctctctctctctctctctctctctctctttgtctctgtctctgtctctgtctctgtctctctctctctctctctctctctctctctctctctctctctctctctctctctctctctctctctctctctctctctctctctctctctctctctctctcgctctctgtataTCTCGCCGATTCTCGTCTCGGGAACAACTTGACTGTCTGGTCTCGTCCTGGGCACACCTTACCCTCTGAGGCAACACCTGTCATAACTGACAGCACATCTGTCATAACTGACAGCACACCTGTCATAACTGACAGCACACCTGTTATAACTGACAGCACACCTGTTATAGCTGATGCAACATTTGTCATAACACATCTGTAacaaaaataattattaataaaggTGTGTCCTTACTTCACAGGACCAGCAGACCATAGGTTGATTCAACACTGCGTCACGTACACCACAACATTGCGTcacgcacaccacaacactgcgtcacacacacaccacaacgctGGACCACCAGGCCTCAGGTTGAGTCAATACTATTGCGTCATCTGTCAGTGAAAACAATCTCTGATATTCGATAGATTCAGCTCATGGTCGTCCGCCTCGAATAGTTGGGACAGCAGTTAAAGTTTTATAGAAGGCTAAAGTGTgtcagtgtgtcagtgtgtgtgtgcgtgcgtgtcagtgtgtcagtgtgtgtgcgtgtgtcagtgtcagtgcgtgtgtgtgcgtgtgtcagtgtgtgtgcgtgtgccagtgtgtgtgcgtgtgtcagtgtgtgtgcgtgtgtcagtgtgtcagtgtgtgtgcgtgtgtcagtgtgtgtgcgtgtactcacctagttgtgcttgcgggggttgaccgtCGGTTTctctgtcccgcctctcaaccgctaatcaactggtgtacaggttgctgagcctattgggccctatcacatctacatatggaactgtgtatggtgtctgcctgcaccacatcacttcctagtgcattccaattgttaactactctgtgacactgataaaattatgtctaatgtctctgtggctcattcgggtactcagttttcacccgtGTCCCCTTATTCATGTACCCCTTCCTATcccgtgctaaatagtctgtcttttttttttaacttgtcagttcattttgtatgtggtaatcatatctcccctaactcttttgtGTTCTGTAACGTGAGGCTTAATTTCTTtagcttctcgtagctcatacctctcatctcCTGGACTAGGCCGGTGACATGCCTCTGAACTTTCCCTATCTTTGTCTTGTATTTAATTAGATATGAACTCTacactggagccgcatactccacgagtggcctgacatatgtggtatgcaaagttctgaatgattcctaacacaagtttctaaagtttCTTATCCTGGCCAACCTAACAGATGCCGTTAATGACAATTCTTTTGGTGAAGGCTTTAGAACTTAAGTGACAAGGTCGGTGTGGTATCAAACCCTTCAGATCTATATACCTGAGCTTTGAATATTTTCATCTCCCAGTTGGTACCATGTGTTAGGACTCTTGCTCCCTACACcaattttcattactttacagtTGCTTGAATtaaacttcagtagccatttgttggtcaATTCCTTCAGTTttttccaggtcatcttgtagtctcatgctatcttcctctgtcttaatccttctttaTCATTTTTGCATTAGTAAACATTGAGACGAATCCCTCTAtatcttgcaggcgatgagtcacaataacgtggctgaagtatgttgaccagaccacacactagaaggtgaagggacgacgacgacattccggtccgtcctggaccattctcaagtcgactgtgatgagggaagttattattgttcttatagattaagctactcggaacaagttccaagtagcacgggctatggtgagcccgtaacttacctggcacaggagcggggcaagtagcacgggctatggtgagcccgtaacttacctggcacaggagcggggcaagtagcacggactatggtgagcccgtaacttacctggcacaggagcggggcaagtagcacgggctatggtgagcccgtaacttacctggcacaggagcggggcaagtagcacgggctatggtgagcccgtaacttacctggcacaggagcggggcaagtagcacgggctatggtgagcccgtaacttacctggcacaggagcggggcaagtagcacgggctatggtgagcccgtaacttacctggcacaggagcggggcaagtagcacggactatggtgagcccgtaacttacctggcacaggagcggggcaagtagcacgggctatggtgagcccgtaacttacctggcacaggagcggtgcaagaagcacgggctatggtgagcccgtaacttacctggcacaggagcggggcaagaagcacgggctatggttagcctcgtggacgggagatgtctcccgtgatgagggaaggagatgaagGCAATATCTTCTGCAAGAttgtttacgtatatcagaaagaggataggtccgagtacagaaccctgtgggactccgctggtgacatctcaccaTTCTAAAATCTTTCCCTCACACAGTAACTTGCTGTTGTGTTACTTAGTTACTACCTCACCCAGCGGAGCGCCACACTCACTCACCAACACATACACCTACCTTTATAAGGTATTGTCTCACAGGCTTCATCGCAATCAaatttttattgcctggtcatataattctattaaatatttaagtttggtagcTTTATTTGTCAAAACTTTATAAagtgaataatatcaaattctattATCTATTTGTCCATCACGTCAATATATTTATTGCAAGACCAGAGTGTCTACTTGAAGGGGAGGAGTCACGTGACCTGCCTGGCTTGAGACGTTGCCACATCAGAGAGTTAACCTTAACATTTACAATTGTATGTGGCAGCCGCGTTAATTATTGGCGGTAAAAACGTCATACTTTGTACCCTGGACTTACGACATCCTTATATTACCTTGGACTTACGACCTCCTTATATTACCATGGACTTAAGACCTCCTTATATTACCGTGGACTTACGACCTCCTTATAATTCCCTGGACTTACGACCTCCTTATATTACCGTGGACTTACGACCTCCTTATATTACCGTGGACTTACGACCTCCTTATATTACCGTGGACTTACGACCTCCTTATATTACCCTGGACTTACGACCTCCTTATAATACCTTAGGGCACTGGACTATAGTGTAGTGTGTACTCgtacaccaccctggtgtgtggaCGATGGTAacaccacaaccttcactactctccccccccccatcagtaCACAGCcccccgcctccccccccccatcagtacacaacccccccccctcacacccccatcAGTACACAGGCCTCCCCCCCATCAGTACACAGCCCCCCCGCCTCCCCCCCATCAGTACACAGCCCCCCCGCCTCCCCCCCATCAGTACAcagcccccccgcccccccccccccatcagtacacagcccccctcccccctcagtaCTCTCGGCTGTACCCGCCATTTTTAACTCATGAGTGTTGAGATAATGTCATGGTTAACACACTGTGAGTGGTTCACTAGCGCCTCATTACCTTGACTTTTATTGTGAGGCTCTCACACTAACCCtcacttttatatattattaattaacaTCTGTTATCGTTATGTTTACATTATTATCTCAGTATCTGCAATCATTATGCAAATATTTAAAAGAGATAATCTATATTTGTTAGAATATTATTCAACTAAGCCAAAGTCTTATTAAAATATTTATATGTAGTCTATTTTCCTAATATTATTTACAGTCGTTGGTGATTTTAACATTATTTTCTAAATCTAATCTTAACATACACCTTATACTGTCacttcaataaatatatatatatatatatatatatatatatatatatatatatatatatatatatatatatatatatatatatatatatatatatatatatatatatatatatatatatatataaagataataAGCAGGTTTTATCTAATACACATCATTAAGCACAACAGTATTTTGACTATTATTAATTTTCACAGCAGTGACTACAGCAGTAGGAAATGCATCAGCAGTGAACACAGCAGTAGGAAATGCACCAGCAGTGAACACAGCAGTAGGAAATGCACCAGCAGTCAACACAGCAGTAAGAAATGCACCAGCAGTGAACACAGCAGTAAGAAATGCACCAGCAGTGAACACAGCAGTAGGAAATGCACTAGCAGTGAACACAGCAGTAGGAAATGCACCAGCAGTGAACACAGCAGTAAGAAATGCACCAGCAGTGAACACAGCAGTAGGAAATGCACCAGCAGTGAACACAGCAGTAGGAAATGCACCAGCAGTGAACACAGCAGTAGGAAATGCACCAGCAGTGAACACAGCAGTAGGAAATGCACCAGCAGTAAACACAGCAGTAGGAAATGCACCAGCAGTGAACACAGCAGTAGGAAATGCACCAGCAGCGGCAACAGCAATAAGTAGTCAACATTGTCGTCAGAATAACTTACCTCATCCGTCTTTGTGTCGTGCAAGGTTAGTTCACTACTACTTGAGTGTCTCTACGTGAGGACAGGGGCTAGGGCCTGGGGGCTATAGGGCTGGGGGCTGGGAAACTGAGGGCTGAGTCCTTGGGGCTGAGAGCCCGGGGCACGCAGGAAAGAGATAAGACATGTGGCTAATTCTGAGGTGGTTGAGAGATAAGGAGCTGGCAGTTGAAGGATAAGGTATTTAAAGCTGGATCCTAAGGACTTGAGATTGAGTTCTGTATCAGGGAGCTGAAAGCTAGGCACTAAAGGCTCAGAGCTGGGTGTTGAGTGAGGTACTACCAGAAACTTTAAACAAATACTCGCACTTTACTAACCGTAGGTAGGGAAGGGAATctctcaggggaaagcgccaaaccattacggctatatagtacttggaaggggtcaggataaggatttgggatgggacaggggggaaggaatggtgcccaaccacttggacagcacgggagacatctgtccacgaggctaaccatagcccgtgcttcttgccccgctcctgtgccaggtaagttacgggctcaccatagcccgtgcttcttgccccgctcctgtgccaggtaagttacgggctcaccatagcccgtgctacttggaacttgttccgagtagctgaatctataacaacaacttggacggtcggggattgaacgccgacctgcatgaatcgaCCAAAGTGGTTGGGCTAAAGTAGTaaatgttggtgactgttgtcttTCCACCGCTGCCCGCTAGATGGCggacggtgtgcaggataaaAACATCAGTTATGAAACTACCTCACCCGACATATGTAAGTTGCTTAGCTTAGTAACTGTGCTTGTGGCCGGTCTCGAACACATTGTTGATATAACAATATACATtacattttgtaactagttcatcaagactctaacttgcttagctaaatgaattttagtgttcagtccctgaacccattctgTTCCTCTCTTatcttttccactaccgcccacacgatgggtgtggggtccaccgctgcccacacgatgggtatggggtgcataataaatgaactaatctAAACTGTGTCCTGGGTGCCGAAAATTAGGCACTTGGGTCCACGCTGAGAACTAGCTGGTGTCTAAGAGCTCAAGACTGAGGTCTCAAAGAAAACTTGGGTCTGAGAGCTGGGTGCCGAGGGGTTGACAGGTgggtgctggggggagggggagggggtgtgtgtgtgtgaccacatGCCGCAGGTGATAAACAAGAAGGTGGGTGAGCCAGATACCTGTAATCAGGTCCCGTTGGCCAGGTgtggcagcccccccccccctccccctacccaccACAGCACACTCACAGTTGCCACTTTCTCTCCGTCCCACAACCCTTTCCTATCCCACttatttgttgattgatttatttatttatacaagattccttacattcttgtacagccattagcacgcgtagcgtttcgggcaggtccttaattcttATTttacccggaatacgacccgccaaatcgtttaacaaccaggttttCATTTCCTGTCTCCACCTTgtccctacatctctctctctctctctatctctatctctctacatctctctctctctttctctttctctctctctctctctctctctctctctctctctctctctctctctctctctctctctctctctctctctctctctctctctacatctctctctctctttctctttctttctctctctctctctctctctctctctctacatctctctctctctttctctttctttctctctccctctctctctctccctccacaagAGAGAGGGAGGCATAAGCACCTCCTCCAGCTCACCGTCACGCCATCTTCTCAACATGTTGTGACGTCACCCAAGATCAAGGTTAAGGGCACGGTTGGCAGAGACATTAATGTTTTTTGTGCCGTttgcctccccccttcccccccttccttcaccccccccccctccctccctcgagaCCCCTCACCCAAGCCTCTCACCACCGGTTTCCACCCCCcctactctctccctccctctctctctctctcctcccccctccccggttCATTTCTTCAAGGTCTCCTCTACGGTGTGGCCgcctcacaccactctcctcaGGGTCCTCACCTTACCTCTTGAGGGATAACCTCCCCTGAGGGAAGCTCACATTCGACGGGAAAGCTTCTCAAGATCGAACTCATAACACACGCAAATTTCATgaacttgaacaaatccacaagggccgtgacgaggattcgaacctgcgtccgagagcatcccagacgctgccttaatcgactgagctacgttcATGAACTGTTTCATGAACTTCAGTGATGACCTCGTCCTCGTGGTAAGTGTCCAAGGCCTACGAGACACATATCGACACCTGGGTCAAGTCTTAAGTCTAACATTAAGGAGTTAAGATGTCCGCAGAGAAAGTCAAAAGCTTTCAAATATGTAAGACCCGACCACAGAGTAGAGTCCAATACCTGAGAAGACTTTGCTCTCCTCTACGTCATAGCTACGCTTTAATCATCCTTATTGGTTGTTATATTTTGACAGAATATACGTTCTAAACCCAGATATTCGTGACTTTCTATGTAGTCAAATCCATCCTCGACGAAGTAGTCTCAGCGCTGATCCATCTCTCAGAagacttgttgaccagaccacacactagaaggtgaagggacgacgacttttcggtgcgtcctggaccattctcaagtcgattgtgtacatactttagccacgttattgtgactcatcgcctgcatatggatgctCTCAGAAGTCTTAATAATTCTTAAGCAGCGTGACTGTTTACAGAGATCCTCACCCCCCTAACATGTTTCAGTATACAGTTGTATAAACATAAGTGGGGATTAAGGGGAAATATAATCCACGAGTCTATTTACCTAACACTGGGAGCGGCACTGTGACAAAATGGAACTTATTCCATCGTCACAGCTCTCGTCCTCCGCATTACTGACAAAAATGTACTTAGAAATTACAAAAAAATTATAAATTCTTAGAAAGGTATAGGAAAATACAGTATGTAGAATACaagaaaatattatcaaattcaaaGGAGGAACAGAGAGAGGGAATAAGAGAGGAGGGAAGTAAAaaatggtagagagagagagagagagagagagagagagagagagagagagagagagagagagagagagagagagagagagaagagagagagagagagagagagagagagagagagagcccttcCCTTCTCTATCCTTCCATCCCTCATCCACTCATCACGGCAAAgggatgaaggagagagagatgcGAGCATCACTCACAGCCTCCCACAAATCCACTTTTTACACCGTTTCATTCCCCCTTATTGTCTGGTGGTCTGTTCCACTGGTTGGTCAATGATCTGTGTCTGGCGGTCTGTCTATGGTCTGTGTCTGACGGTCTGTCTATGGTCTGTGTCTGGTGACCTCTGGTGGTCTGTTCCCCCTGGTCTGTGTATGGTTGTCCGTTCCCCTGGTTCGTATTTATAAGTTAGTAGCAAACATGTTTTGAAATTAGTTTAAATTGAATTATATATTAACAATGTGCTAATGTGCATTCGGCCCTCAACACCAATGCACTCAATGTGTGTCCATCTGATCCCCTCAGTAGTGACTAGATTGAACTGACAATCTACATAAGAAGTGCAGAGGTAGGGTagcgcaccgctcctgtgccaggtaagtctactacgggctcaccatagcccgtgctacttggaacttgttccgagtagctgaatctataacaacaacaacatgcagaGGTACACAAGAACACTTCAGAACAATGTTCTTAATAGATAAGATAGATGTGTTGTAGATAAACATTGTTATATATGAATATTTGTTGAACCATTTCGTATCAAATTAACCTAACAAAAATCATCTGAAAGCAGTAACCACTAAAAGTATTTTGACATATGTAAAGACAACAACAAAAATCGCGTTGACAGCACTTCAACTACTAAGGATTTGTTTGGGAAAAATGGGGGATGGGGGGTTAATGGGATGGGGGATTaatggggggggatgggggtagaTAATAACCTACGATGACATTTGCGGTAATAGGTCAAAGTTCAATGGCTTTTTGGCCCCACGTAGAATGACTGGAGGATTGCAATATACACTTCCAGCTTCAATTCCGTGGTGACGGAACAGAGAGTCAGCCCACTGGGCGGCCGCTGATTGCATGACGCagctcaaacaaaatatcattttcCAGGAAAGGTCAATGGTGGTTCGAGCTAAACCGATAGTTAGTGAGAGGTCACGACATGTGACTCGACCCCGGGAGCTGagtgggtggtgggaggtggttgctctcACCTGGGGACAGGCAGAAGTCTAGGAACATTACATAGAGGACGTATACTAGATGGAAGTTAGAGGGTGACCTCATTCTCCTTCCCAGAAGTAATTCCAGTTTAAACCACTGGCCTCCCCGGCGCTAAAGACACCAGAGTCCTAAGGGATGAGGCCGCTCCGGTTTATTTAGTTGGAGTAGCTTTCTTTAgctttccccttcccttccttctcctgaCGTATTGGGATGAcaccagagagagaggaagatggAGTAACAGTCTCCCTCAGCCGTGTTCttagtgttcttggtgttctcagtgttcctcccttaAACTAGTACCATCTTCCACGTCGCCTTAACTCCCACTCCTCTGGGATACAGACTGGTTTTCGTTTTTCTTGCTTTACGCAAGATTTTTCTCAAACTTATTATCTCTCATTCTTTTTGTATCGTTAATTAttctgttcttactcctttttttTTAACTCTTGCTCATCAGAGGGCGGACTCTTGTCCAGGATACGGAAAACATTTCCTATCTGAACAGTAACGCGGCATCTGGGAACTTGACGTTCATGGGTCCTTAGTTATTGCAATCAGTTTATCGCCCAGTTTTTTTTCGGGAACTTGAGTACATCTTTACCCCAAAGACAAGAGACGGGGACAGAGGAAAGGGAAGGTTCCCTTGCTATAGATTATGGTGGAGGCGATGGTTTAGAAATTTCTGCATTTGACAGAagttcaccttcccttcccttccctaccttccctacccttcaccaccttccctacccttcaccaccttccctacccttcaccaccttccctacccttcaccaccttccctacccttcaccaccttccctacccttcaccaccttccctacccttcaccaccttcactacccttcaccaccttccctacccttcaccaccttccctacccctcaccaccttccctacccttcaccaccttcactacccttcaccaccttccctacccttcaccaccttccctacccttcaccaccttccctacccttcaccaccttccctacccttcaccacctttcatagactattttatttttattttcgggTCTACTGGACAAAATTGGGTCAAGTTATGTTGAGAGCAGCTTCTAGTAATGTAAGCACTTGAACAATTTCCCTCAGGTGGACCAagcatagtagtagcagtaggcatccatcagtctcaggagactatggagttgtgctctggttgtcggtctggagtggtctcaccagggcgcaaagccagggtaagttgattcgggggagaagctgttacccaggcagcaggtccccccctctccacggcgctgaaagtctccagtggaaaggcatacgccaatacgattggttccaagcTTGGTTGAATGGACCAAGCATAATGAAACAACAAATGTCGGTCGGCATACTGCTCTTGTTAGGCACTACATACATTACGCAGTTAAATTTTGTCCACATTGCTATACTATGGACATAAATTGACATGAACGCGAATAGAGAAGGATGACACAGTTAATCCTAGAATTAACTGTTAACGCAATAGACTTGGAATCGATGGCTTTTTCATTagtaggttagacatacataCGAATGAGTTTGGCAGGATATAAAAGGAAACTGCCTCATATGAGCCAATAACTATCAAAGAAGGCGCCAAGCTGTGAAGAGTAAGGGCCAAGTGACCTGcattttcttaaaaaaaataaaaaactgaaTCACACCAGCTGTAGTATAGTTTTAGCATGGTGTTTACAAACAGTTCCGCCTGTGTCTATCTTAACTACTAGATGTACGCCTTAAGAGTGTCCACAAACTCCAGCATGGAGGGACGAGACCTTGGCTCTTCACTCAAGCCATTACCAAGGAGAGTCTTGAGGCCGTCTGGTCGGTGCTCCATGCGATCCAGCGTCTCGTCAAGCAAGACGGCCACAGAGTACACGTCTGAGGCTGGAGAAGCCAGACGCTGGTGAAAGAGCTCAGGGGCGCACCACCTAAAGTTCACACACCTTAGCTTTTCATACTGTTCCTTGACATAGAAATTATATGTCATATTCTCCGCGAATTTTTCGGGCCCGACTTCGCCAATTTTGGTCATCATATTATGTTCCAGAATGATGACTGAGACGTCATCTCGTTCGAAAATGTCGACGCTGATGTTGCGGGCCTGGACGTCGTTGTTGACGTAGCCCAATGTATGTATGTCGTTCAGCGTAACGCACAATCTGACTAAAGCCCGCAAGAAGACCTCGTCCTTCGGTGGACATCGGAGCAGGTCTTCGAAGGTCACTTTGCTGTAAGACTTGAGGATCAACCCAGCAGGACGAAGACATATCTTCTCCACGACAGGAACACCCGTGACCGAGCTCAGAGCGTGCAGCCTCAGAGCCTCCTGGCAAGCAATCTCAACGCCGACATTCCCAGTCGCGTTAAATACTTTGATGCAGCGAGCACTTGGTACCTTGAAATCATACACAGTGTATAACTTGAAGAGTCCCGTGCGTATGACGACGGCTTTGTCTACACTGTAGTCGTTCAAGGTGACAAATGGAATGCCTCTTTTCATACACTCACCCGTAACAGGAACTGAAATACGCATAAGGAGCGAGATATTACTCTCGCTGACTGTGGGTTTCTGTGGGGAGGGTCCCTCAGTCAGCGAGGTCTTAGCCTTCCTGGTAGTCTTCAGAGCCTTCATGACCTTGCCGGAGGCCTGTATAGCCCTCTTGGAGGCCTTTTCGGCCTTCACGAAGGCCTTTATGGCCTTTCCGGAGGCCTTTGTGGCCTTCATGGAAGCCTTTGCGGCCTTCATGGAAGCCTTTGCGGCCTTCATGGAGGCCTTTGCAGCCTTCATGGAGGCCTTCACAGCCTTCGAGGAGAGCGAGTCAACCTTCGAGAACCCTGTCCCCGAGAGTGGCGTCCCATCACGCCGCTGACCACTCCAGAGCTCAGGCAGCCGCAGTagcagccagcacacacacaccagcagggcgCAGACACCTACCTTCGGCAGCAAGAGAGGGCTGACGCGCATCAGTAGGTAGCAGTAGGGACTATCCGTAAGCAACAGAATAAGGGCGTAGAAACCCGCCAGCAGGCAGCAAACACAGATGAACTGCAGCGTCAAGCTGGTAACGCTAGACTTGCTGCGTTGCACAGACGTTGATGACGTCTTGAT is a genomic window of Procambarus clarkii isolate CNS0578487 chromosome 8, FALCON_Pclarkii_2.0, whole genome shotgun sequence containing:
- the LOC138359490 gene encoding skin secretory protein xP2-like; the encoded protein is MKSPLWGACTARSSALSFPEAASSNAEGSFVCRLEKLVEAVTTAVGNASAVNTAVGNAPAVNTAVGNAPAVNTAVRNAPAVNTAVRNAPAVNTAVGNALAVNTAVGNAPAVNTAVRNAPAVNTAVGNAPAVNTAVGNAPAVNTAVGNAPAVNTAVGNAPAVNTAVGNAPAVNTAVGNAPAAATAISSQHCRQNNLPHPSLCRARIYVLNPDIRDFLCSQIHPRRSSLSADPSLRRLVDQTTH